The Gammaproteobacteria bacterium genome includes the window CACCATGATTAACAAGGTAGTCAAACACAACTTTTGCACGTCTTTCTGACAAGTCTTGGTTGTAGGCTTCGCTTGCAGTTGAGTCAGTATGACCGGCAACTTCAACCATGATTGTACCGTGCTCGCCTAATGTTTTCACAGCAGCGTTTAAGATAGCAACTGATTCCGGTTTCAAAGTGGCTTTGTCAGTATCGAAATGAACACCTTGTAACTCAATAACTACTTGAACTTCACAACCATCTTTACCTACGACAGCACCCGGTTTTGAGTTTGGACATGCATCCATTGAGTTTGCAACGCCGTCATTATCGTCATCGCCATCAACTTTTCCACAACCGTTTGCGTCAACTTCAGTTCCTGCAGGAGTATTTGGACATTTGTCATTTGCATCACTAACGCCATCACCATCGCTGTCAACCTGAGGTTGTTGCTCAACTAATTGGGTTTTTGTTGAAGGAGCGTTTGACTCTCCCATTAAATAGGTGATACCCGCTCCTAAAACGATATCGCCGTAGCTGTCTTCACCGGTAATGTTCTTATCTGATTTTTCATATCTGTATTTCGCTTCAGTTCTGAGCTTGAAATTGTCAGACAATGCTTTGTTAATACCAAGTGCAACGCTGCCAATTCCATTACGATCTTTATCGTAACCAGTCATTTTGCTAGTCATCCAGCCCAGTCCCAAACCAACGTAAGGTCTGAAACCTGAGTTTTCATTAAAATGGTATCTACCCATGAAACCAAAAGTATTTTGCTCAAGTTCATCTTCATTAGACAAGTCTAAAGTTGTTCTGTCTAATTCAAAATCCAGTGAGATTTTATCTGTTAAAAATTTACCAAGACCAATGCCGGCTGCCAATGCTGAACTGGCGTTTTTGTCGCTATCTGGGATTACATAGTTAACACCAGGCGTGACATACCAACGATCATCAAAATTGTTTTCTGCAAAAGAAGCATTTGCCAATAATGCTAATCCTGCTCCAAAAAATGCTCTTTTCATTTCTTACTCCAAAAATTTAATTATAGAAACGTGCGAATTGTATCATATTATTCTTATAAATTTGCAACATTTAATAATTCCTTACATTTGCTTTAGGGATTTCATTTCATTCCTGTTTTTTGATTAAAAATCGGCTAAAATTGCGTCATGAAATCAATTAAAAACAGATTTAGAGGTTTTCTTCCGGTCGTTGTCGATGTCGAAACCGGGGGATTTGATCCTAAAGTTCACGCATTACTAGAAATAGCGGCTGTCATCATTAAACAAGACGATGAGGGGCGGTTGTATTATGATGAGGTTAATACGGCCTATGTTACTCCTTTTGAGGGTTCAAAAATTGATCCGAAATCATTAGAAGTCACAGGTATTGATTTGGATCATCCATTAAGACTTTCGCAAAATGAAACTTCGGCATTGGGTAAAATATTTACCCCGATTAGGAAAGAGATTAAAGAAACTGAATGTAACCGGGCTATTTTAGTTGGTCACAATGCCCATTTTGATCTGAGTTTTGTCAATGCGGCAGTTGAGCGAACAGGAATTAAGAGAAATCCTTTCCATCCGTTTAGTTGTTTGGATACTGTAACATTATCCGCGTTAGCCTATGGTCAAACTGTTTTAGCTCGAGCAATTAAGGCGGCTAAAATTGAATGGGATGAGCAACGAGCTCACTCAGCGATGTACGATACTGAAAAAACCGCGGAACTGTTTTGTAAGATTCATAATTTGTGGCTGGAAAAAAATACAAATCTATGAAGCATAAACTGACCTTAACTCTGATAG containing:
- the rnt gene encoding ribonuclease T — protein: MKSIKNRFRGFLPVVVDVETGGFDPKVHALLEIAAVIIKQDDEGRLYYDEVNTAYVTPFEGSKIDPKSLEVTGIDLDHPLRLSQNETSALGKIFTPIRKEIKETECNRAILVGHNAHFDLSFVNAAVERTGIKRNPFHPFSCLDTVTLSALAYGQTVLARAIKAAKIEWDEQRAHSAMYDTEKTAELFCKIHNLWLEKNTNL
- a CDS encoding OmpA family protein; its protein translation is MKRAFFGAGLALLANASFAENNFDDRWYVTPGVNYVIPDSDKNASSALAAGIGLGKFLTDKISLDFELDRTTLDLSNEDELEQNTFGFMGRYHFNENSGFRPYVGLGLGWMTSKMTGYDKDRNGIGSVALGINKALSDNFKLRTEAKYRYEKSDKNITGEDSYGDIVLGAGITYLMGESNAPSTKTQLVEQQPQVDSDGDGVSDANDKCPNTPAGTEVDANGCGKVDGDDDNDGVANSMDACPNSKPGAVVGKDGCEVQVVIELQGVHFDTDKATLKPESVAILNAAVKTLGEHGTIMVEVAGHTDSTASEAYNQDLSERRAKVVFDYLVNHGVSADRMTWKGYGELQPIATNDTEEGKARNRRTELNVK